Proteins encoded within one genomic window of Mya arenaria isolate MELC-2E11 chromosome 13, ASM2691426v1:
- the LOC128212861 gene encoding 3-hydroxyacyl-thioester dehydratase X-like, which translates to MFDYKFWLFILPFSTISAIVYIVTRKKEKETYTSLEEIGLFDLIVKLGYKLLRCRRQGELKISDKLVYTAGSDSSYSLIIYPKNNKVGSKSIRLNRDHIDQYKALCGYGGHGHGVPVCYAETIFFKLLATLVASDRFCLSPLGLIHIAQTIKQHESLGRFLDKELFAEVAVVEYRKGEKGVEVDFRLRLMASRTYCVWEGLTTCLSRSHDRAARSRPLEPEDNIHQYSEDIPVADDCGVNYARLTGDWNPHHLYRWSAWLLGYKRPIAHGIWTLSRAIASLEKHSSSDSVKQEVRCTFKGPLYMPGRMRVQFEDPSYAQTTSGCRLLVSNPDTGEPHVEGVIKYIGRE; encoded by the exons ATGTTTGATTACAAATTCTGGCTTTTTATTTTGCCCTTTTCAACAATATCGGcaattgtttatattgtcaCAAGAAAGAAGGAAAAAGAAACGTATACATCGTTGGAAGAAATAGGattgtttgatttaattgtAAAGCTTGGTTATAAACTTCTCAGGTGTCGACGGCAAGGGGAGTTAAAGATCTCAGATAAGCTCGTTTATACTGCGGGCTCTGATTCAAGCTATTCTTTGATAATCTATCCGAAGAATAATAAAGTTGGATCAAAATCTATCAG ATTAAACAGAGACCACATCGACCAGTACAAAGCTTTGTGTGGGTATGGCGGTCATGGGCACGGAGTGCCCGTCTGCTATGCGGAAACAATCTTCTTCAAGCTTCTGGCGACCTTAGTAGCGTCCGACCGCTTCTGTCTCTCTCCGTTAG GCCTTATTCATATCGCCCAAACAATCAAGCAGCATGAATCCTTGGGGAGGTTTTTGGACAAGGAACTGTTCGCAGAGGTCGCTGTCGTGGAATACAG GAAAGGCGAAAAGGGCGTGGAGGTAGATTTCCGGTTACGTCTGATGGCATCTCGCACTTACTGTGTATGGGAGGGGCTCACCACGTGCCTGTCAAGGTCACATGACCGAGCGGCTAGGTCACGCCCACTCGAGCCTGAAG ACAATATTCACCAGTACAGTGAGGACATTCCTGTAGCTGATGACTGTGGAGTAAACTACGCACGCCTGACAGGCGACTGGAACCCGCATCATCTGTATCGCTGGAGCGCTTGGCTGCTCGGATACAAGCGCCCCATTGCACACGGAATTTGGACTCTGTCGAGGGCTATTGCATCCCTCGAAAAAC ACTCAAGTTCAGACAGTGTAAAACAGGAGGTTCGCTGTACCTTCAAGGGGCCTCTGTACATGCCCGGGCGCATGCGCGTCCAATTCGAGGATCCGTCCTACGCGCAGACCACTTCCGGTTGCCGTCTTCTGGTATCCAACCCTGACACCGGGGAACCGCACGTGGAGGGTGTGATAAAATATATCGGCAGAGAGTAG
- the LOC128215036 gene encoding cell adhesion molecule 2-like, whose protein sequence is MHSLRITLIPKGDVSSVFIRLPPANVTVLQGWEARFLCQIREQRGTDYVFWKKVHSDGFTDLISYNRNVVNTNKYTVESDYTMRVRDVILDDEAWYECQAGVDRAKAFLSVSVMAANMTLSVYPAPPFTGSTLVNLTCRAHHSRPPADIHWFHGKTDVTTLSSVTCLKAVGVDGFGSTSSVLTVAVSNDGLSYRCVASLPGTDATLDQIFSPLTYGASSAASIVIPDVLFMTMIFLISSF, encoded by the exons ATGCACTCGTT AAGAATTACACTTATTCCGAAAGGTGATGTAAGCTCGGTGTTTATCCGTCTTCCCCCCGCCAACGTTACGGTACTTCAGGGCTGGGAGGCGAGATTCTTGTGCCAGATTCGAGAACAGCGCGGCACTGACTACGTTTTCTGGAAGAAG GTTCACAGCGATGGATTTACAGACCTAATTTCATATAACCGGAACGTGGTTAACACAAATAAGTACACGGTGGAAAGTGACTACACGATGAGGGTGCGAGATGTTATTTTGGACGACGAGGCTTGGTACGAATGTCAAGCAGGGGTCGATAGAGCAAAGGCTTTCCTCAGCGTTAGCG TAATGGCAGCAAACATGACATTGTCGGTGTACCCTGCACCCCCGTTTACCGGAAGTACGTTGGTCAACCTGACGTGCCGCGCTCATCACAGTCGCCCACCTGCAGATATCCACTGGTTCCACGGAAAGACTGACGTCACTACGCTCTCGTCTGTCACATGCCTCAAAGCCGTTGGCGTTGATG GTTTCGGGAGCACATCGAGCGTTTTAACCGTTGCGGTATCAAATGACGGCCTCTCGTATCGCTGTGTAGCCTCACTTCCGGGAACTGACGCAACACTGGACCAGATATTCTCACCACTTACTTACGGCGCATCAA GCGCTGCATCTATCGTTATTCCAGACGTGTTGTTCATGACGATGATTTTTCTTATAAGCAGTTTCTGA